Proteins found in one Gopherus flavomarginatus isolate rGopFla2 chromosome 18, rGopFla2.mat.asm, whole genome shotgun sequence genomic segment:
- the ZWINT gene encoding ZW10 interactor, translating into MAAAGQARELLVQLDEALAFEGPTREELEAELPAKVLVEHAVDTRKKQKWMCSQLHVVKFLLEFLDQRESAPFDQKTTEAAVRSEMVQAKQQWKELKAGYQQRVEAIEGAVPHVLAQLEKGQYLAQRLKEALARYEAQRHQAEKKAKDAQERRQKEQEQLEERQQQLEEQVALLQSRVEAKRQELHRLQGELQSQECVASGWREKVERSSALCHLLETLQGVRLVSASADGIDMELTPGPQLMTSDPQAATPSAQPLRLTLCWTEDGSVRVRSHSPLFPPPAPCADVRGTVLELQHSYSQLAPLLAEIQALQTRFPIDWQPQERRLRFLQPSAVWTLVVEPGYPGGGGVRLLAVQGQCGPGDPGAWKPPQETPSLRDWLEYLSILDI; encoded by the exons GCTCCTGGTCCAGCTGGATGAGGCGCTGGCTTTCGAGGGGCCAACCCGagaggagctggaggcagagctgcCAGCCAAAGTCCTGGTGGAGCATGCTGTG GACACACGGAAGAAGCAGAAGTGGATGTGCAGCCAGCTCCACGTGGTCAAATTCCTGCTGGAATTCTTGGACCAGAGGGAATCAGCCCCCTTTGACCAGAAGACCACAGAGGCAGCCGTCC GGAGTGAGATGGTGCAAGCCAAGCAGCAGTGGAAGGAGCTGAAGGCCGGCTACCAGCAGCGGGTGGAAGCCATCGAGGGGGCAGTGCCCCATGtgctggcccagctggagaaGGGCCAGTACCTGGCGCAGcggctgaaggaggctctggcgCGATACGAGGCCCAG agaCACCAGGCTGAGAAGAAGGCAAAGGATGCCCAGGAAAGACGGCAGAAGGAGCAG gagcagctggaggagcggcagcagcagctggaggagcaggtggCTTTGCTGCAGAGCCGGGTGGAGGCTAAGCGCCAGGAACTGCACCGGCTGCAGGGGGAGCTCCAGAGCCAGGAGTGTGTCGCCAGCGGCTGGAGGGAGAAGGTGGAGag GAGCTCTGCCCTCTGCCACCTCTTGGAGACCCTCCAAGGAGTCCGGCTGGTCTCTGCCTCTGCTGATGGAATTGACATGGAGCTGACCCCTGGCCCCCAGCTGATGACCTCTGACCCCCAGGCAGCGACCCCCAGCGCCCAGCCGCTGAGGCTCACCTTGTGCTGGACGGAGGATGGGAGCGTCAGGGTGCGG agccacagtcccctcttcccaccccctgcgCCCTGCGCTGACGTCCGGGGCACCGTCCTGGAGCTGCAGCACAGTTACAGCCAGCTGGCCCCACTCCTGGCTGAGATTCAGGCCCTCCAGACCAG gttCCCCATTGACTGGCAGCCCCAGGAGCGCCGGCTCCGCTTCCTGCAGCCTTCTGCCGTCTGGACGCTGGTGGTGGAGCCGGGATACCCAGGGGGTGGGGGCGTCCGACTGCTAGCAGTGCAAGGGCAGTGTGGCCCTGGGGACCCAGGGGCCTGGAAG cccccccaggaaACCCCATCCCTGCGTGACTGGCTGGAATACCTGAGCATTCTGGACATCTGA
- the LOC127036396 gene encoding LOW QUALITY PROTEIN: metabotropic glutamate receptor 6-like (The sequence of the model RefSeq protein was modified relative to this genomic sequence to represent the inferred CDS: deleted 1 base in 1 codon): MVANVLRLFAVSGWDPPDQLRLTAPELSDNNRYDYFSRVVPPDSYQAQAMLDVVKALGWNYVSTLASEGNYGESGVEAFVQISREAGGVCIAQSMKIPREPRAGEFDKLIKRLMETPNARGIIIFANEDDIKRVLEAARRANLTGHFLWVGSDSWGSKISPILRQEEVAEGAVTILPKRASIDGFDQYFTSRSLENNRRNIWFAEFWEDDFKCKLTRPGAQPEEATRKCTGEERIGRDSTYEQEGKVQFVIDAVYAMAHALHNMHLDLCPGAPGLCERMDPMDGRTLLHYIRGVTFNGSAGTPVMFNENGDAPGRYDIFQYQLTNTTVPGYKAIGQWTEYLRLNIEEMQWSGGQQDIPSSVCSLPCRPGERKKMVKGVPCCWHCELCDGYQYQLDEFTCETCPFDMRPSPNRTACRPTPIVKLEWSSPWAVLPVCLAMAGILSTTFVVVTFVRHNNTPIVRASGRELSYVLLTGIFLIYAITFLMIAEPGVVVCAARRLFLGLGMALSYSALLTKTNRIYRIFEQGKKAVTPPRFISPTSQLAITFSLSAVQLVGTLAWLGALPPHSVIDYEEQRVPNPEAARGVLKCDMSDLSLICCLGYSLLLMVTCTVYAIKARGVPETFNEAKPIGFTMYTTCIVWLAFVPIFFGTAQSAEKIYIQTTTLTVSMSLSASVSLGMLYVPKVYVIIFHPEQNVAKRKRSFKAAATAVSASTRLSQKGSEHQNGADAAPAGK; encoded by the exons ATGGTGGCCAATGTCCTGCGGCTCTTCGCCGTgagtggctggg ATCCCCCAGATCAGCTACGCCTC ACCGCCCCCGAGCTCAGCGACAACAATCGCTACGACTACTTCTCCCGGGTGGTGCCACCCGACTCGTACCAGGCCCAGGCCATGCTGGACGTGGTGAAGGCGCTGGGCTGGAACTACGTCTCCACGCTGGCCTCCGAGGGCAACTACGGCGAAAGTGGGGTGGAGGCCTTCGTCCAGATCTCCCGCGAGGCTG GCGGCGTCTGCATCGCTCAGTCCATGAAGATCCCgcgggagcccagggcaggcGAGTTCGACAAGCTGATCAAGCGGCTGATGGAGACGCCCAACGCCCGCGGCATCATCATCTTCGCCAACGAGGACGACATCAA GCGGGTGCTGGAGGCCGCACGTCGTGCCAACCTGACAGGGCATTTCCTGTGGGTCGGCTCGGACAGCTGGGGCTCCAAGATCTCGCCCATCCTGCGGCAGGAGGAAGTGGCCGAAGGAGCCGTCACCATCCTGCCCAAGCGGGCGTCCATTGATG GCTTTGATCAGTATTTCACCTCGCGCTCCCTGGAGAACAATCGCCGCAATATTTGGTTCGCCGAGTTCTGGGAGGACGATTTTAAATGTAAACTCACCCGCCCGGGGGCGCAGCCGGAGGAGGCCACTCGGAAATGCACCG GTGAGGAGCGCATCGGGCGGGACTCCACCTACGAGCAGGAGGGGAAGGTGCAGTTTGTGATCGACGCCGTCTACGCCATGGCCCACGCCCTGCACAACATGCACCTGGACCTGTGCCCTGGTGCCCCCGGGCTCTGCGAGCGCATGGACCCCATGGACGGGCGCACCCTGCTGCACTACATCCGTGGGGTCACCTTCAACG GCAGTGCCGGGACCCCTGTCATGTTCAATGAGAACGGAGATGCCCCCGGGCGCTACGACATCTTCCAGTACCAGCTCACCAACACCACAGTGCCTGGGTACAAAGCCATTGGGCAATGGACCGAATACCTGCGCCTGAAC ATCGAGGAGATGCAGTGGTCCGGGGGCCAGCAGGACATCCCCTCGTCCGTCTGCAGCCTGCCCTGCAGGCCGGGTGAGCGGAAGAAGATGGTGAAGGGtgtgccctgctgctggcactgcGAGCTCTGCGATGGGTACCAGTACCAGCTGGACGAGTTCACCTGTGAGACCTGCCCCTTCGACATGCGCCCCAGCCCCAACCGCACAGCCTGCCGGCCCACGCCCATCGTCAAGCTGGAGTGGAGCTCGCCCTGGGCCGTGCTGCCCGTCTGCCTGGCCATGGCCGGCATCCTGAGCACCACCTTCGTGGTGGTCACCTTCGTGCGCCACAACAACACGCCCATCGTCCGGGCCTCGGGGCGGGAGCTGAGTTACGTGCTGCTGACGGGCATCTTCCTCATCTACGCCATCACCTTCCTGATGATCGCCGAGCCGGGCGTGGTGGTGTGCGCCGCCCGGCGCCTCTTCCTGGGGCTGGGCATGGCCCTCAGCTACTCAGCCCTGCTCACCAAGACCAACCGCATCTACCGCATCTTCGAGCAGGGCAAGAAGGCGGTGACGCCGCCCCGGTTTATCAGCCCCACCTCGCAGCTGGCCATCACCTTCAGCCTGAGCGCCGTGCAGCTGGTGGGGACGCTGGCCTGGCTGGGGGCCCTGCCACCCCACAGCGTCATCGACTACGAGGAGCAGCGGGTGCCCAACCCCGAGGCGGCCCGGGGGGTGCTCAAGTGCGACATGTCCGACCTGTCGCTCATATGCTGCCTGGGCTACAGCTTGCTGCTCATGGTCACCTGCACCGTCTACGCCATCAAGGCCCGCGGCGTCCCTGAGACCTTCAACGAGGCCAAGCCCATCGGCTTCACCATGTACACCACCTGCATCGTCTGGCTGGCCTTCGTGCCCATCTTCTTTGGCACCGCCCAGTCCGCCGAGAAG ATCTATATCCAGACGACAACGCTGACGGTGTCCATGagcctcagtgcctcagtttccctggggaTGCTCTATGTGCCCAAGGTCTAtgttatcatcttccatcctgagCAGAACGTGGCCAAGCGTAAGCGCAGCTTCAAGGCGGCGGCCACGGCCGTCAGCGCCTCTACCCGCCTCTCGCAGAAGGGCAGTGAGCACCAGAACGGGGCTGATGCGGCCCCGGCGGGCAAATAG
- the ABT1 gene encoding activator of basal transcription 1 isoform X2, translated as MLEEPQTAGEDGSPLSPGQAAGEDGSLPGTGQEAGEDGSPPPGAPNPPQGKKIVPGIIYLGHIPPGFRPRHARNLLSVYGEVGRIFLQPEERFIQKRKKKAGARGTYYVEGWVEFRDKRIAKLVAASLHNTPMSTRRRSRFRYDLWNMKYLHRFKWPQLNERLAYEQQVRQQRLRVEISQAKRETNFYLHSVETSQRFARRAAAATTHTPTEEKSWGFVQRLTEEEIQQCKAGAGGRRLRGQLAKAQEIQLKSQTRRSLLAKIFNTTAAASEEALGGPVL; from the exons ATGCTGGAGGAGCCACAGACGGCAG GCGAGGATGGAAGCCCCCTGAGTCCCGGGCAGGCTGCAGGCGAAGATGGAAGCCTCCCGGGGACCGGGCAGGAGGCAGGCGAGGACGGGAGCCCCCCACCTGGTGCCCCTAACCCCCCCCAGGGTAAGAAGATTGTGCCGGGCATCATCTACCTAGGGCACATCCCGCCTGGCTTCCGGCCCCGGCATGCCCGAAACCTGCTCAGCGTCTATGGGGAGGTCGGGCGCATCTTCCTGCAGCCCGAGG AGCGCTTCATCCAGAAGCGGAAGAAGAAGGCTGGCGCCAGGGGCACGTACTACGTGGAGGGCTGGGTGGAGTTCAGGGACAAGCGCATAGCGAAGCTCGTGGCCGCCAGTCTGCACAACACACCCATGAGCACCCGCCGGCGCAGCCGCTTCCGCTACGACCTGTGGAACATGAAG TACCTGCACCGGTTCAAATGGCCACAGCTGAACGAGCGCCTGGCCTACGAGCAGCAGGTCCGGCAGCAGCGCCTGCGGGTCGAGATCTCTCAGGCCAAGCGCGAGACCAACTTCTACCTGCACAGCGTGGAGACCAGCCAGCGCTTCGCCCGCCGGGCCGCCGCCGCCACCACCCACACCCCCACCGAGGAGAAGAGCTGGGGCTTCGTCCAGCGCCTCACGGAGGAGGAGATCCAGCAGTGCAAGGCGGGCGCGGGCGGGCGCCGGCTCCGTGGGCAGCTGGCcaaggcccaggagatccagttGAAATCCCAGACCCGCCGCTCCTTGCTAGCCAAGATCTTCAACACCACGGCTGCTGCCTcggaggaggcactggggggcccGGTTCTGTAG
- the ABT1 gene encoding activator of basal transcription 1 isoform X1 → MLEEPQTAGEDGSPLGAGQAAGEDGSPLSPRQAAGEDGSLPGTGQEAGEDGSPLSPGQAAGEDGSLPGTGQEAGEDGSPPPGAPNPPQGKKIVPGIIYLGHIPPGFRPRHARNLLSVYGEVGRIFLQPEERFIQKRKKKAGARGTYYVEGWVEFRDKRIAKLVAASLHNTPMSTRRRSRFRYDLWNMKYLHRFKWPQLNERLAYEQQVRQQRLRVEISQAKRETNFYLHSVETSQRFARRAAAATTHTPTEEKSWGFVQRLTEEEIQQCKAGAGGRRLRGQLAKAQEIQLKSQTRRSLLAKIFNTTAAASEEALGGPVL, encoded by the exons ATGCTGGAGGAGCCACAGACGGCAGGTGAGGATGGAAGCcccctgggggctgggcaggcagcaggCGAGGATGGAAGCCCCCTGAGTCCCAGGCAGGCTGCAGGCGAAGATGGGAGCCTCCCGGGGACCGGGCAGGAGGCAGGCGAGGATGGAAGCCCCCTGAGTCCCGGGCAGGCTGCAGGCGAAGATGGAAGCCTCCCGGGGACCGGGCAGGAGGCAGGCGAGGACGGGAGCCCCCCACCTGGTGCCCCTAACCCCCCCCAGGGTAAGAAGATTGTGCCGGGCATCATCTACCTAGGGCACATCCCGCCTGGCTTCCGGCCCCGGCATGCCCGAAACCTGCTCAGCGTCTATGGGGAGGTCGGGCGCATCTTCCTGCAGCCCGAGG AGCGCTTCATCCAGAAGCGGAAGAAGAAGGCTGGCGCCAGGGGCACGTACTACGTGGAGGGCTGGGTGGAGTTCAGGGACAAGCGCATAGCGAAGCTCGTGGCCGCCAGTCTGCACAACACACCCATGAGCACCCGCCGGCGCAGCCGCTTCCGCTACGACCTGTGGAACATGAAG TACCTGCACCGGTTCAAATGGCCACAGCTGAACGAGCGCCTGGCCTACGAGCAGCAGGTCCGGCAGCAGCGCCTGCGGGTCGAGATCTCTCAGGCCAAGCGCGAGACCAACTTCTACCTGCACAGCGTGGAGACCAGCCAGCGCTTCGCCCGCCGGGCCGCCGCCGCCACCACCCACACCCCCACCGAGGAGAAGAGCTGGGGCTTCGTCCAGCGCCTCACGGAGGAGGAGATCCAGCAGTGCAAGGCGGGCGCGGGCGGGCGCCGGCTCCGTGGGCAGCTGGCcaaggcccaggagatccagttGAAATCCCAGACCCGCCGCTCCTTGCTAGCCAAGATCTTCAACACCACGGCTGCTGCCTcggaggaggcactggggggcccGGTTCTGTAG